The Cloeon dipterum chromosome X, ieCloDipt1.1, whole genome shotgun sequence genome includes a window with the following:
- the LOC135946614 gene encoding mucin-2-like isoform X2, translated as MGGLQRSILFGLQILILLNAVAATDDTSSANGKWHRPMHIKNPNGDVSPQIIGGSQADAGMFPWHAWLDITQIGTTGGYLCGASLIAAKYAMSACHCILPTSLYKHDIVLGTVNRNTPTAGSIRITIAAPICHDSFNYNTGENDVSLLPFDSPVTPTSNIQWINLPQPSLSSTNLVGTSANVSGFGRISDSNGTTSKTLKYATLSVTSDASCTAEYGDWFFSDVMLCAKAPAADQADCNGDSGGALVYNNGSAWVQIGIVSWGGSFCQNTSSVYARLSGLVSWVTNKMSELDGGIANTTTTVAVVTTTTTAPTTTTKPPTTTTQKPTTTTKTTARTTTTTRTTSPTRTRTSTTPKPTTTTKTTTRTTTTPRTTTTKTKTTTRTTTKTTTTKKPTTTKPPTTTTPKKTTTTKPPITTTGKTTTTKPTPPPKILQCASLDFMNLQNKCCSPPANNLLASSYNKTIETACQNFGVNNSVFNVFVLVKLQNILINNNVNLNEILNLAAQLGQSACYIECYLNQSGAIDSTGAINVDALTALLIANQDPNGFWDDIISMAVGQCTNVMSELPLQYVPAGLLNCNPTGGLIAQCVLALIVDQCPNRVTSAACSTNYALYDECKQLIISAFANTPFKV; from the exons ATGGGTGGTCTTCAAAGAAGTATTCTTTTCGGACTCCAG atccTGATCCTGTTGAATGCTGTTGCTGCAACAGATGACACCTCGAGCGCAAATGGAAAATGGCACCGTCCAATGCACATAA AAAACCCGAATGGAGATGTTAGCCCTCAAATCATCGGAGGATCGCAGGCTGATGCAGGGATGTTCCCATGGCATGCGTGGCTGGACATTACGCAAATCGGGACGACTGGTGGTTACTTGTGCGGGGCTTCGCTGATCGCTGCAAAGTACGCCATGTCCGCGTGTCACTGcatctt GCCGACTTCTCTATATAAACACGACATTGTGCTCGGCACAGTCAACAGAAATACACCAACCGCGGGCTCCATCAGGATAACCATTGCAGCTCCTATTTGCCACGATTCTTTCAATTATAATACTGGAGAAAATGACGTTTCCCTTCTTCCATTTGATAGTCCAGTTACTCCTAcca gtAATATTCAATGGATCAATCTGCCCCAACCTTCACTCTCGTCTACTAATTTGGTCGGCACGAGCGCCAACGTCAGCGGCTTTGGCCGAATTTCGGACAGCA acGGAACGACAAGCAAGACGTTGAAGTACGCAACTCTCTCAGTCACCTCCGATGCGTCCTGCACAGCCGAGTACGGTGATTGGTTTTTTTCGGACGTTATGCTGTGTGCAAAAGCACCAGCCGCGGATCAAGCAGACTGCAAC GGAGACAGCGGTGGAGCTCTTGTCTACAACAATGGCTCTGCTTGGGTCCAGATCGGCATTGTGTCCTGGGGAGGCAGTTTTTGTCAGAACACGTCTTCCGTGTACGCAAGGCTCTCAGGATTAGTTTCCTGGGTTACCAACAAAATGAGCG AGCTTGATGGTGGAATAGCGAACACTACCACCACCGTGGCGGTTGTCACCACAACCACCACTGCCCCTACAACCACTACTAAACCCCCCACTACTACCACACAAAAACCCACCACCACAACCAAAACCACAGCTAGAACTACTACCACAACAAGAACCACATCCCCAACCAGAACCAGAACCAGTACCACACCAAAACCCACCACCACAACCAAAACCACAACCAGAACTACTACCACACCAAGAACCACCACcaccaaaaccaaaactaCAACCAGAACCACTACAAAAACGACCACCACCAAAAAACCCACTACAACCAAACCCCCAACTACTACCACCCCAAAGAAAACCACTACTACTAAACCCCCCATTACTACCACAGGCAAAACCACCACTACCAAACCAACACCGCCTCCCAAAATTCTACAATGCGCATCATTAGATTTCAtg aatttgcAGAACAAATGCTGCTCTCCGCCCGCTAACAATTTGCTCGCTAGCTCTTATAACAAGACCATAGAAACCGCTTGCCAAAACTTTGGCGTCAACAACTCTGTGTTCAATGTGTTTGTCCTCGTCAAGCTGCAGAATATACTGATAAACAACAACGTGAACctaaacgaaattttaaacttggcAGCGCAACTCGGCCAATCTGCA tGCTACATTGAATGCTACCTAAACCAAAGCGGAGCT atTGATAGCACTGGAGCTATTAATGTTGATGCGTTGACCGCCCTGCTGATCGCAAATCAAGACCCCAATGGCTTCTGGGATGATATTATTTCTATGGCAGTTGGCCAGTGCACGAACGTGATGAGCG agttGCCCCTGCAATACGTGCCAGCTGGCCTGCTTAATTGCAATCCGACCGGTGGACTCATAGCGCAGTGTGTTCTGGCTTTAATCGTtgat CAATGCCCTAATAGAG TAACGAGCGCTGCCTGCAGCACTAACTACGCCCTCTATGATGAGTGCAAACAATTGATCATCAGCGCATTTGCGAATACTCCATTTAAGGTGTAA
- the LOC135946586 gene encoding integumentary mucin C.1-like has translation MTGLQRSILFGLQILVLLIALDGGVANAAATKTKRVTTTTTKKPTTTKPPTTTTPKKTTTTKPPTTTTTKTTTGKTTTTKPTIPGQTTTTKPTTTIPTTQTPKILQCTSVDFMSLQNKCCSPPANNLLATSYNKTIETTCQNFGVDNSVFNVFVLNKLQNILKNNTVNRTDLFNLAAQLGQSACYIECYLNQSGAIDSNGTISVDALTALLIANQDPNGPLG, from the exons ATGACTGGACTTCAAAGAAGCATTCTTTTCGGACTTCAG ATCCTGGTCCTGTTAATCg CGCTTGATGGTGGAGTAGCCAACGCTGCCGCTACCAAAACCAAACGCGTCACTACTACTACCACCAAAAAACCCACTACAACCAAACCCCCAACTACTACCACCCCAAAGAAAACCACTACTACTAAACCCCCCACTACTACCACTACGAAAACCACCACAGGAAAAACCACGACTACCAAACCAACCATCCCAGGCCAAACCACGACTACCAAACCAACCACCACCATACCAACAACACAAACTCCCAAAATTCTACAATGCACATCAGTAGATTTCATG aGTTTGCAGAACAAGTGCTGCTCTCCGCCCGCTAACAATTTGCTTGCGACCTCATACAACAAGACAATAGAAACCACTTGCCAAAACTTTGGCGTCGACAACTCTGTGTTCAACGTTTTTGTCCTCAACAAGCtgcaaaatattctgaaaaacAACACCGTGAACCGAACCGATCTTTTCAACTTAGCAGCGCAACTCGGCCAATCTGCT tGCTACATTGAATGCTACCTCAACCAATCCGGAGCT atTGATAGCAACGGAACTATTAGTGTTGATGCGTTGACCGCCCTGCTGATCGCCAATCAAGACCCCAATGGCCCCTTgggataa
- the LOC135946616 gene encoding transmembrane protease serine 9-like → MGGLQRSIFLGFQILCLLNAVSATDDSSSGNGKWHHPMHIKNENGDVSPQIIGGSQADAGMFPWHAWLDLTKIGTNGGYLCGASLIAAKYAMSACHCIMPTTLYKHDIVLGTVNRNTPTAGSIRITIAAPICHESFNYNTGQNDVSLLPFDSPVTPTSNIQWINLPQPLLSSTNLVGTRANVSGFGRISDSNGTTSNTLKYATLSVTSDASCTAEYGEGYYSDVMLCAKAPAADQADCNGDSGGALVYNNGSAWVQIGIVSWGGDFCQNTSSVYARVSGLVSWVTNKMSELDGGVANTTTTSTTTKKPPTNTTTPKTTTPTKTTTRTTAKTTTNKKTTTKATTTAKTTTTKPTTTKKTTTTKPTTTKKPTTTKAPTTPKPPQCSSTDFKNLQTKCCSPPAKDLLASSYNKTIENACKSFGVGNSVFNLFVLNKLQNILKNNTVDVNDVATLTKILGKAICYIECYLTQSGAIDSTGTINVDKLTALLIANQGPNVIWDDIISLAVSKCTSLITKLPMPEVPSGQFKCDPTGGLIVQCVLGTIIDQCPSKVTSAACKTDYALFDQCKKYLVDLLMNGP, encoded by the exons ATGGGAGGTCTTCaaagaagtatttttttgGGATTCCAG atcCTGTGCCTGCTGAATGCTGTTTCTGCAACAGACGACTCCTCGAgtggaaatggaaaatggCACCATCCAATGCACATAA agAACGAGAATGGAGATGTTAGCCCTCAAATCATCGGGGGGTCGCAGGCTGATGCAGGGATGTTCCCGTGGCATGCATGGTTGGACCTGACGAAAATTGGGACGAACGGTGGTTACTTGTGCGGTGCTTCGCTGATCGCGGCCAAGTACGCCATGTCTGCGTGTCACTGcattat GCCGACAACCCTGTACAAGCACGACATCGTGCTCGGCACAGTCAACAGAAATACACCAACCGCGGGCTCCATCAGGATAACCATTGCGGCTCCTATTTGCCACGAATCTTTCAATTATAATACGGGACAAAATGACGTTTCCCTCCTTCCATTTGATAGTCCAGTTACTCCTACca GCAATATCCAATGGATCAATCTGCCCCAACCTTTACTCTCGTCCACTAATTTGGTTGGCACGAGGGCCAACGTCAGCGGCTTTGGCCGAATTTCGGACAGCA acGGAACGACAAGCAACACGCTGAAGTACGCAACTCTCTCAGTCACCTCTGACGCGTCTTGTACAGCCGAGTACGGCGAAGGGTATTATTCGGACGTGATGTTATGTGCAAAAGCGCCAGCCGCAGATCAAGCAGACTGCAAC GGAGACAGTGGCGGAGCTCTTGTCTACAACAATGGCTCTGCTTGGGTCCAGATCGGCATTGTGTCGTGGGGAGGCGATTTTTGCCAGAACACGTCTTCCGTGTACGCAAGGGTCTCAGGATTAGTTTCCTGGGTTACCAACAAAATGAGCG AGCTTGATGGCGGAGTAGCCAACACTACCACCACCAGCACCACTACTAAAAAACCTCCAACTAATACTACCACACCAAAAACCACCACCCCAACCAAAACTACGACCAGAACCACTGCCAAAACCACCACGAACAAAAAAACCACGACCAAagccaccaccaccgccaAAACCACAACTACCAAACCCACAACCACCAAAAAAACCACCACTACCAAACCCACCACAACCAAGAAACCTACAACAACCAAGGCACCAACAACTCCCAAACCTCCACAATGCTCATCAACAGATTTCAAG aatttgcAGACCAAGTGCTGCTCTCCGCCCGCTAAAGATTTGCTCGCTAGCTCGTACAACAAGACAATAGAAAACGCCTGCAAATCATTTGGCGTCGGCAACTCcgtgtttaatttgtttgtgctCAACAAACTGCAAAATATACTAAAAAACAACACCGTTGACGTAAACGATGTCGCTACCTTGACAAAGATACTCGGCAAAGCTATT TGCTACATTGAGTGCTACCTCACCCAAAGCGGAGCT ATTGATAGCACTGGAACTATTAATGTTGATAAGTTGACCGCTCTGCTGATCGCAAATCAAGGCCCAAATGTCATCTGGGATGATATTATAAGTTTGGCAGTTAGCAAGTGCACGTCCCTGATAACCA AGTTGCCCATGCCGGAGGTGCCATCTGGCCAGTTTAAGTGCGATCCGACCGGTGGACTCATTGTGCAGTGTGTCTTGGGAACAATCATTGac CAATGTCCATCAAAAG TAACGAGCGCTGCCTGCAAAACGGACTACGCTCTGTTTGAtcagtgcaaaaaatatctcgTTGATCTACTCATGAACGGTCCATAA
- the LOC135946614 gene encoding mucin-2-like isoform X1 — translation MGGLQRSILFGLQILILLNAVAATDDTSSANGKWHRPMHIKNPNGDVSPQIIGGSQADAGMFPWHAWLDITQIGTTGGYLCGASLIAAKYAMSACHCILPTSLYKHDIVLGTVNRNTPTAGSIRITIAAPICHDSFNYNTGENDVSLLPFDSPVTPTSNIQWINLPQPSLSSTNLVGTSANVSGFGRISDSNGTTSKTLKYATLSVTSDASCTAEYGDWFFSDVMLCAKAPAADQADCNGDSGGALVYNNGSAWVQIGIVSWGGSFCQNTSSVYARLSGLVSWVTNKMSELDGGIANTTTTVAVVTTTTTAPTTTTKPPTTTTQKPTTTTKTTARTTTTTRTTSPTRTRTSTTPKPTTTTKTTTRTTTTPRTTTTKTKTTTRTTTKTTTTKKPTTTKPPTTTTPKKTTTTKPPITTTGKTTTTKPTPPPKILQCASLDFMNLQNKCCSPPANNLLASSYNKTIETACQNFGVNNSVFNVFVLVKLQNILINNNVNLNEILNLAAQLGQSACYIECYLNQSGAIDSTGAINVDALTALLIANQDPNGFWDDIISMAVGQCTNVMSELPLQYVPAGLLNCNPTGGLIAQCVLALIVDQCPSRVTSAPCSTNYALYDECKQLITSAFPNTPFKV, via the exons ATGGGTGGTCTTCAAAGAAGTATTCTTTTCGGACTCCAG atccTGATCCTGTTGAATGCTGTTGCTGCAACAGATGACACCTCGAGCGCAAATGGAAAATGGCACCGTCCAATGCACATAA AAAACCCGAATGGAGATGTTAGCCCTCAAATCATCGGAGGATCGCAGGCTGATGCAGGGATGTTCCCATGGCATGCGTGGCTGGACATTACGCAAATCGGGACGACTGGTGGTTACTTGTGCGGGGCTTCGCTGATCGCTGCAAAGTACGCCATGTCCGCGTGTCACTGcatctt GCCGACTTCTCTATATAAACACGACATTGTGCTCGGCACAGTCAACAGAAATACACCAACCGCGGGCTCCATCAGGATAACCATTGCAGCTCCTATTTGCCACGATTCTTTCAATTATAATACTGGAGAAAATGACGTTTCCCTTCTTCCATTTGATAGTCCAGTTACTCCTAcca gtAATATTCAATGGATCAATCTGCCCCAACCTTCACTCTCGTCTACTAATTTGGTCGGCACGAGCGCCAACGTCAGCGGCTTTGGCCGAATTTCGGACAGCA acGGAACGACAAGCAAGACGTTGAAGTACGCAACTCTCTCAGTCACCTCCGATGCGTCCTGCACAGCCGAGTACGGTGATTGGTTTTTTTCGGACGTTATGCTGTGTGCAAAAGCACCAGCCGCGGATCAAGCAGACTGCAAC GGAGACAGCGGTGGAGCTCTTGTCTACAACAATGGCTCTGCTTGGGTCCAGATCGGCATTGTGTCCTGGGGAGGCAGTTTTTGTCAGAACACGTCTTCCGTGTACGCAAGGCTCTCAGGATTAGTTTCCTGGGTTACCAACAAAATGAGCG AGCTTGATGGTGGAATAGCGAACACTACCACCACCGTGGCGGTTGTCACCACAACCACCACTGCCCCTACAACCACTACTAAACCCCCCACTACTACCACACAAAAACCCACCACCACAACCAAAACCACAGCTAGAACTACTACCACAACAAGAACCACATCCCCAACCAGAACCAGAACCAGTACCACACCAAAACCCACCACCACAACCAAAACCACAACCAGAACTACTACCACACCAAGAACCACCACcaccaaaaccaaaactaCAACCAGAACCACTACAAAAACGACCACCACCAAAAAACCCACTACAACCAAACCCCCAACTACTACCACCCCAAAGAAAACCACTACTACTAAACCCCCCATTACTACCACAGGCAAAACCACCACTACCAAACCAACACCGCCTCCCAAAATTCTACAATGCGCATCATTAGATTTCAtg aatttgcAGAACAAATGCTGCTCTCCGCCCGCTAACAATTTGCTCGCTAGCTCTTATAACAAGACCATAGAAACCGCTTGCCAAAACTTTGGCGTCAACAACTCTGTGTTCAATGTGTTTGTCCTCGTCAAGCTGCAGAATATACTGATAAACAACAACGTGAACctaaacgaaattttaaacttggcAGCGCAACTCGGCCAATCTGCA tGCTACATTGAATGCTACCTAAACCAAAGCGGAGCT atTGATAGCACTGGAGCTATTAATGTTGATGCGTTGACCGCCCTGCTGATCGCAAATCAAGACCCCAATGGCTTCTGGGATGATATTATTTCTATGGCAGTTGGCCAGTGCACGAACGTGATGAGCG agttGCCCCTGCAATACGTGCCAGCTGGCCTGCTTAATTGCAATCCGACCGGTGGACTCATAGCGCAGTGTGTTCTGGCTTTAATCGTtgat CAATGCCCATCTAGAG TAACGAGCGCTCCCTGCAGCACTAACTACGCCCTCTATGATGAGTGCAAACAATTGATCACCAGCGCATTTCCGAATACTCCATTTAAGGTGTAA